The segment AACAAACGAAAAACAGCAAATAACATACTAATCCGAAAAGGTTGCAAACATCTGCAGAACGGAATAGGTAGATAAACCGACACGAATTTTCGGTTTTCGAAGAATCATCGAATCGACGCGTTAATCCTGTCTGCGGTTCATTATCGCGCGATTAAGATATTTGGAACCAGTCCAAGCAGCATTTCTGACGGGAACGTTGCGTACATGTGTATATGTTACTATAGTAACGAAAGCAAGATTGATTACGGAGAATACAGGCGAGCAACTGTATTGTAAATATCCGCCGCGAGGGGGGTCATCGGGTTCTTATCGTTTATCAACCGTTCTTACAGTTAATATGCGATAGCGTGAAATCGATTTCGCGtatacgtgtacgtgtacgtttATGTATGACTGCGTACCGATATCCGGCAGACGCGCATATCCGACAAGCGAATCGAGAACAAATTGATTCTCGGTCGTACAAGGCGAACCGTTTGTCGTTTCAAACGCGATATCGTTGCATTATAAATATTTGAGTCAATGTCTGACGCTGTCAAACGTTGGAACAAACATCGATCAAAGAATACAAAACACAACCGTATCGCGTTATCGGTGCAACCGGCCGACCAATTTTTCTTCGTCGCCAGTAAATACATATTAAGAAGATAAGAAAACGCGACGTCGACACGACTCGTTCGTAACATCTCGTTAACCACGCCTCTAGCACTAGCATGATCGATTACGACATGGCAGTGCGTTTCTCGCGAAGCTAGACCTTACTTTGCTTACAAGACTCGCGAATCGACTCGGGATCGCACGGATTACGGAAGAAATCGGGGGTTAGTTTGCGTATTGCATTATAGTTTTCGAAATGATGTCGGCGCATTCGCGCGTCTGTGCTTCCGTGATGACCAACGGCGGAGCCAATCGAATGATGTGCCCGTGCGTTGGTTTCGCCAGCAGGCCCGCGTCTCTCATTTTCAAGCAAATCGCCATAGCGTCGATCTTCTCGTTGATCACGATAGCGTTGAGTAGACCCTTGCCCCTGACCAACGTGACGATGTCCTTCGGTAGCTTTTGAAGCTCGGTTCTGAGAATCTGGCCGAGTTTCTCCGCGTTTTCCGCCAACTTCTCTTCCTCGAGCACGCGAAGCGCTTCCATAGCGACCCTGCATCCGAGAGGATTACCGCCGTAAGTCGAACCGTGCTCGCCAGGCTTGATGGTCAACATCACGTGGTCGTTGGCCAGCACTCCGGAAACCGGGTAGAATCCACCGGACAGCGCTTTCCCGAGGATTAAGATGTCCGGCTTGACGTTCTCGTGGTCCACGGCCAACCTCCTTCCCGTTCGGGCCAGTCCAGTCTGCACCTCATCGGCTATCCATAAAACGTTGTGCTTCGTGCACAGCTCTCTGACTTTTTTCAAATAGCCGTCctggaatttgaaaaattctatTAGATTCTAGCGGTCGTTGAGTCTTTGTTCGTCTCGGAGAAGTTCTACGCTACCTTTGGTACAACTACTCCGGCCTCTCCTTGTATAGGTTCCACCATGAACGCGCAAACGTTCGGATCGGCCAACTTTTGTTCGAGGGCGACAAGGTCGTCGTACGGAACCAGCTCGAATCCGGGCATGAACGGGCCGAAGCCGCTGTAGCTGCTCGGATCTGTGCTCGAGGAAACCGCGCTCATCGTTCTCCCCCAA is part of the Halictus rubicundus isolate RS-2024b chromosome 10, iyHalRubi1_principal, whole genome shotgun sequence genome and harbors:
- the LOC143358056 gene encoding ornithine aminotransferase, mitochondrial-like isoform X1; this translates as MESLARNMLGRTGGLFGGKLLNLFSRAEQNGRTLTSQQVFDRESKYGAHNYHPLPVALCKAEGVFMWDVEGKRYYDFLSAYSAVNQGHCHPRIYKVLTEQAKVLTLTSRAFYSDALGEFEEYVTKLFGYDKWLPMNTGVEGGETACKLARRWGYSCKGIEQNQAKIVFAEGNFWGRTMSAVSSSTDPSSYSGFGPFMPGFELVPYDDLVALEQKLADPNVCAFMVEPIQGEAGVVVPKDGYLKKVRELCTKHNVLWIADEVQTGLARTGRRLAVDHENVKPDILILGKALSGGFYPVSGVLANDHVMLTIKPGEHGSTYGGNPLGCRVAMEALRVLEEEKLAENAEKLGQILRTELQKLPKDIVTLVRGKGLLNAIVINEKIDAMAICLKMRDAGLLAKPTHGHIIRLAPPLVITEAQTRECADIISKTIMQYAN